Part of the Henckelia pumila isolate YLH828 chromosome 2, ASM3356847v2, whole genome shotgun sequence genome is shown below.
GCTTAAGTCAGACTCAGAAATAGAGTGGGCTTCAGGAAAAATGAATATAGTACTTTGGAATTTTTGATGAACATACCTCTACAAATACCCGAGGCAAGGTATTTATAAGCCTTGGAGTGAGAGAGTCACTCCGTATTTCcagggtagtggccacgatctgggTCGTGGGTGCAAGAGTTGCCCACGTTTACCTGTCACACACGATGAAGCCGGAAGGCTCGGGATTATGGCAATCATGGGGATCATGCCCTGGAGAAATGGGCTTTGTCTAAGTCATGAAGACCTGGTCCTCCCGGGATCCTGGAGCTCCAGGTCTGCCTTTATACACCCCTAACGTTCCTGACTCGGTATAGCTCTGTTCACTGCCCTAACTAGCATCCCTGATGCTTCTGCTTCTCCTTAGCCCTGATACCCCTGACTTTCCAGGATATCACCATTCCTCCctaaaaatagtcgggctagaaccCTGTTCGCTGTCCTGACTAGCATCCCTGATGCTTCTGCTTCTTCTTAGCCCTGATACCCCTAACTTCCCCAAGATATCATATCTGATGAATGAATTTTGGTGAGTTTCAGAAGAAGGGGATTGTGATGGacgatgatgaatatttgattggaACTGAATTATCAGAAGAATCTTTCACTAATTTGCCTTCTCGTTATGTGATATTGCAATTTTGGTTGTCAATATAATGAGTGGATACACTGAATTTATTGTCGCCCTGAACCGAGTGAGTGGAATTGTAACCATGTCTATCCAATATTCATATAAGTATCTGTGACCCTTTTATTACAAAAGTTTGCAGGTTTTGTTTACCTCttcttttccattttttttgAGAGATAGTGTCTGATTAGTTTGTCTTTGCTGTGGCAGTGCACTGTCTTGGAGCGTGCACATAATTTATGATATTCTGAATGTTTTTCAAGCAAATAATGATTTGTAATTCTGGAAATTTTGAGATTATATTCTATTTCACGCACTCTTAACTTGTACAATTTTGTTTATATCGTGTTTTCTTGGGTCTTTAGAAGCATTACTGGAATTATTGAAGACTCCTGCAGTTAACGTGACAAGCATAGGCCCAGTGCACAAAAAGGAGTGATGAAGGCTAGTGTTATGCTTGAAAAGAAAAGGGAGTATGGGATGATATTGGAATTTGATGTCAAAGTAACACTTGAAGCTAGGGAACTTGCTGATGAACTTGGTGTTAAAATATTTGTTGCTGATGTTATTTACCACCTACTCGATCAATTTAAGGCTTATATAGGTAATCTTAAAGGAGGAAAAGAGGAAAGAAGCTACTGAAGAAGCAGTTTTCCCATGTgttctcaaaatcaaaccgaaatGTGTTTAATAAGAAGGATCCCATTGTCTTGGGCGGTTGATATACTTGAAGGCACCGCAAAGGTAAATTTTTTTGGACAGCCTTTTTCACATACTGCTGAATAAAAATGTGTCTTGTCATCATTGTACTACTTCTTTACTCCCGTGTTGGTGGGATTGAGTGCATGGATCTCTTTGTCCATTATGCTCTGTTTGAAATTATAAATGTGTGTGTTTGGACtctaatttttgagtttttacccTCCACTGATGTCAGTTTGAGTATTGTCCAATAAAAGAAGTGTTTGATGTTGTTAGCATGCAAAGTTGAGGTTAAATTGATAATTGTTTTCCATGTTCATTCAATGTGAACTGGAGAGTTAAAAGCGCATAATAGAGACTAGGAATATTTTGTTCATAATAGTTTTCCAAGTGAATTGAATGTGAACTAGAGAGTTGAAGGGGTTGAGAAAGACAAGAGATAGACTGTTCATAGTAGTTTCTATTTGTAGTAGCCCACTAGAATTCCAGTTAAATACCATTTTCCAGGCAAATCATAAACCaataaaatgtaaatatttGTTTTAGAGAAAACTATTTGCTTTATGTTGGAATGGTTgtttattttggatttactttTGCAGGTTGGAACTCCACTATCTGTTCCTGCTAAAGATTTCATTGACATTGGTCGTATAGCTTCCTTCAATTGAGAATAATAAGAAGCCTGTTGAATATGCCAAGAAAGGACAGAACCTTTCCATTAAGCTAGGTTTGGGATTTTCGGTGCttatatattcaattttt
Proteins encoded:
- the LOC140878694 gene encoding LOW QUALITY PROTEIN: uncharacterized protein (The sequence of the model RefSeq protein was modified relative to this genomic sequence to represent the inferred CDS: inserted 2 bases in 1 codon; deleted 3 bases in 3 codons), yielding MKASVMLEKKREYGMILEFDVKVTLEARELADELGVKIFVADVIYHLLDQFKAYIGNLKEEKRKEATEEAVFPCVLKIKPKCXFNKKDPIVLGVDILEGTAKVGTPLSVPAKDFIDIGRIAPSIENNKKPVEYAKKGQNLSIKLGLGFSRIGSNFEERQKMFGVWHFEIEDKLVSKIPRNSLDARKEHYAENLSVKEKKIALEMEKTLQDTINLRTHLKGTVGKLCSSLFDC